CGCCGCCACCTGCAGGGTGCCTCTGAGCTTGTTGACCACCAGGGTGGCCAGGGCCTCGCCGTCCACGTCTTCGGCGATGATCATGAGGGGTTTGCCCATCTTGGCCACCTGCTCCAGGATGGGAAGGAGGTCTTTCATGTTGCTGATCTTTTTCTCGTTGATGAGAATCAGGGGGTCTTCCAGGGAAACCACCATCTTTTCGGTGTCGGTGACAAAGTAGGGAGACAGGTAGCCCCGGTCAAACTGCATGCCCTCGACCACGTCCAGGGTGGTCTCCATGCTCTTGGCCTCTTCCACGGTGATGACGCCCTCTTTGCCGACCTTGTCCATGGCCTCGGCGATGATGTTGCCGATGGTCTCGTCGTTGTTGGCGGAGATGGAGCCGACCTGGGCGATTTCGCGCTGGTCCTTGGTGGTCTTGCTCATGGCGTGCAGCTCTTTGACCGCCGTCTCGATGGCTTTGTCGATGCCGCGTTTGATGTCCATGGGGTTGTTTCCGGCCGCCACGAGTTTCTGGCCTTCCTCATAAATGGCCCGGGCCAGAACCGTGGCCGTGGTGGTGCCGTCGCCGGCCATGTCGCTGGTCTTGCTGGCCACTTCTTTGACCATCTGGGCGCCCATGTTTTCAAATTTGTCTTCCAGCTCGATCTCTTTGGCCACGGTGACGCCGTCTTTGGTGACCGTGGGAGATCCCCAGGACTTGTCGATGACCACATTTCTTCCCTTGGGCCCCAGGGTCACAACCACGGCGTCTGAAAGGCTTTTCACGCCGTTCAGCATGGCTTCCCGGGCTTTCATGTCATATTTAATCACTTTTGGCATTTGGTTTGTCCTCCATAGTTTGGTCTTTGATTGTAAATTTTTTTTCGGCTTTAAACGCGAAAAACGCCGAAAATTATTCGATGACGCCCAGGACATCGTCCTCGCGCATGATCAGGTACTCCTCGCCCTCGATCTTGACATCGCTTCCGGAGTATTTTCCGAAAAGAACCCGGTCGCCGCTTTTGATCTCCAGGGCGATCCGCTTCCCGTCATCCCCGATTTTCCCGTTTCCAACGGCTGTGACAACTCCCTCCGCCGGTTTTTCCTTGGCGGTGTCCGGGATGATGATCCCGCCCTTTGTGGTTGTCTCCTCTTCCACCCGTTTTACCAAAATTCTATCGTGCAGTGGTCTTAAGTTCATGTGTCAACTCTCCTTCTTGAATGTTTTGGGTATGATTAATGAAAAACAGCTTTATATTGAACAAAAAAAACGGTGGATATTTTTATTTTTAAAAAAAATCCCCCGCGGGCGAACGGCCGGAAACCGTCCCATCAGTCCGCCTTTTTTTTGTCGGATTTTTTGTCGGGTTTGGCGTCCGCGCTCTTTTTGGGCGCGTTCGCCTGGGAATCCTGGGCTTTTTTGCCGGCGGAATTGGAATCCGAAGGCTTTTTCGAGCGGTCGGCGTAGTCGGTCACATACCACCCGGAGCCTTTCAGATGGAAACTGCTGTGTGAGACCAGCTTGCGAAGGGCGCCTGAGCAGGCGTCGCATGTTTCAAGCGGTTTGTCGGAAAATTTCTGGAGGGCCTCGCTTACGCGGCCGCAACCCATGCATTCGTATTCATATATCGGCATTTTTTAAAACCTCCTTGCCCGCCGTTTCGATATGAAATCATATCGATGGCGAAATTTCCCTGGTGGAACCAAATTTGATAAACCCGTAAAAAATCACGGGACAGCGTCGTAAAAAGTTCGATATACAAGGCGTAGTGGTTATTTTTAATTGAGGCAATATATGTAGTATGCCTCAATTAAAAATAAGCGCCGCAACACCGTAGATCGGATTTTTTACGATGCTGTCAAATTTAAAATAAATATATTCAGTGTTTTTCCGTTGTCAAGAAATCCCCGGCATATTTTTTTAAAGCCGGGACGATTCCATGGGAACGCGCCATTTCCGGTAAAATTTCACCACGTCCCCGATCCCCGGGGTCCGGACATCCTTTAAAATATCCGCCGTCAGCTCATGAACCCGGACCTCCTCGTCATGGATCTCATCGGGGGAGGCGTCAAAATTTTGCAGGAACCGGCTGAACCGGATGATGTGGACCAGCTCGTGGATAATAATATAAAGGGCGAAGGGAAACAGCTTCATGTCGGAAAACTGTTCCAAAACGGTCAGGATGGAATGGTCCTGGACGCATATCTTGTAAAAATCATACGCGGACGATCCCAGGCAGTCGCCACGCCGCCGCCCCGAATACCGGATGATCTGGGCAAAGGGGCCCTGAATGATTTCATTTTTGGAAAGATCCTTTGACGTTTTGATGTCATAGCGCCGCTTAAGCCACTGGCTGGCGGACATTTTAAAAAAATCGCTCGCCAGCTCCTCGGCCATGGCCGCCGCGTTTTTCACGACCTCCACCTGGCGGGGAGTGAATGTTTTCAATTTCTCCATTTGATTAGAGAGAGATTATCTGGTAAGGAGACAGGTCAAGGAAAAGCGAATGGCGGAAGTGCATGGGAATCGAACCCACCCGGGACGGTTTTAGCGCCCCACACCGGATTTGAAGTCCGGGAGCCCCACCAGTGAGCTGCGCACTTCCTCATTTTTTCTCACACACACTATAGCGGGTTTCGGGTTTTGTCAACCATTTTGATTGAGCCGCGAAAAACATTCAAACCCGGTCTTTAAAACCGGAGAAAGGGCGTGAAAACATGATCGACACCAAACGGCTTTCCAAAACGTTCCGGCTCCTTGTGGGCATCGACAGCCTGTCGGGACAGGAAGGCGCCGCGGCCGAAGAGCTGGAGCGGATATTGAAATCCTCAGGGGCCGAGACGGTTTTTGACGACTCATCCTCCCAGACCGGATCGAACACCGGGAACCTCATCGCGCGTTTCCCCGGGGATCCCTCAAAGGAGCCCCTTCTTTTAAACGCCCACATGGACACCGTGGGGCCCGGGGAAAACATCGAGGTCGATTTTTCAGACGGGGTGTTCTCCAGCCGGGGAAAGACCGTGCTGGGCGCCGACGACAAGGCGGGCGTGGCCATTTTGATCGAAACCCTCCAGGTTCTTTCCGAAAACCGCCTTCCCCACCCTCCCCTGGAGCTGGTCTTCACGGTCTGCGAGGAGATCGGGCTTGTGGGGGCCAAACATCTGGATTACAGCCTTTTAAAAGCCCGGCGGGGCTATTGTCTGGACGCCTCGGGCCGGGGCCTGCTGGTGACCCGGGCGCCGGCGGCCAATCGCCTGACATTCACGGTGTCAGGGAAATCGGCCCACGCCGGGATTGAGCCGGAAAAAGGGATCAGCGCCATCCGGACGGCGGCCCGGGCCATCGCCGGGCTTGATCTGGGCCGGATCGACGACGAAACCACCTGCTCCATCGGAATCATCCAGGGCGGAACGGCGTCCAACATCGTCCCGGACCGGGTCCGAATCGAGGGCGAGGCCCGGAGCCACGACCCGGAAAAGCTTGAGACCGTGACCCAAAAAATGGTCGCCGCCTTTGAGGACGCGGCCCGGGAAGTCCGGGAAGAAATCGGCGACGACCGGCTTCCCTTTTCCGAGGCGTCGGTGGAGCCTGATTTTCCGCCCATCCACATCCCTGACAGCCATCCCGTGGTCCAGACGGCGCTTCAAGCGGCCGCCGGACTGGGAATTCCTCTTCAAACCGCCCGGGCCGGGGGAGGCTCGGACGCCAACATCTTTTGCAGCAAAGGAATCGACGCCGCCGTCATAGCCATCGGGATGACCAACCCCCACACCTGCGACGAATTCATCGCCCTTGACGACATGGCCCAAATCGTCCGTCTTTTGACGGAAATCGCAAAGGAGCTCGCCTCTTGACGCCCCCACGCCCCGGACGCGCGGCCCACTTCGACTGTTTCTCAGGGATCAGCGGAGACATGGTCTTAGGCGCCCTGATCGACCTGGGGGTTCCGGTCGGGCGGCTCAAAGACGACCTGTCCAAAGTCCTGAGCCAGAAATTCGACATTCAGGTAAAAAAGGTTTTAAAAAACGGCGTGGCGGCCCAAAACGTCCGCGTGATCCACGATCCGGCGGACGCCTCCCCGACAGACTTCGTCCGCGTGACGGAAATGATTGGAAAAAGCGGCCTGCCCGAAGAGACGGTTCGCCTGAGCCTGGATATATTCAAAATCCTGGCCGAGGCCGAGGGCCGGGTCCACGGATGCCCCGCGGACCAGGTTCATTTCCATGAAGTCGGGGCCGCCGACGCCATTGTGGACATCGTGGGCGCGGCCATCGGCGTGTCCATTCTGGGCCTTGGGCCTGTCTCGGCGTCCCGGATTCCTTTGGGGCGGGGGCAGATTGGCTGCGCCCACGGAACATTGCCGGTTCCGGCGCCCGCTGTGGTGGAGATTCTAAAAGGGGTCCCGGTATGCCGGGGCCACGCCCGCGCCGAGATGACCACCCCCACCGGGGCCGCCATCATCGTCGCCCTGGCCGACTCCTTCGGGTCCATGCCCGACATGACCCTTTGCGAAACAGGCATGGGCGCCGGGGACGCCGACTTCCCGGGCCTTCCCAATGTCCTGCGGGTCATGATCGGGGACCCGGACCTGCCCGGGGACTGGGTGGACGTGATCGAAACCTCCATCGACGACATGAGCCCCGAATTCTACGGGCTTTTGATGGAGCGGCTGTTTGAGGACGGGGCGCTGGATGTGTGCATGATCCCGGTTTTTATGAAAAAAAACCGGCCCGGGACCCTCGTCAAAGTCCTGTGCCGCCCCCGGGACCGGGACGCGGCCGTCCGAAGGATTCTTTCAGAAACCACATCCGCGGGCGTTCGGTGGCGCCGGGAGGAGCGGGCCGTTTTGCCAAGGGAAACGGTTTTTCTGGACACGACGCTGGGAAAAATCCAGTGCAAGCGGATCGTTTCGCCGGACGGGGAGGCGCGCCTGACACCCGAGCACGAGTCGTGCGGAAAAATCGCCCGGGAAAAAAATATCCCCCTGCGAAAGGTGTATGAGGCGGCGCTTCTGGAGGGAAAAGGTAAAATTTGAAATATGCTTTAATCCTTGACAAAAACCCGCCGCAGATATACACACGGGGCATGAATTTTAAGAAAAAAGCGGTTGTGTTCATCGCCACCGGTTTTTTTATCGGAAAAATCCCATTCGCCCCCGGAACCTTCGGATCCATCCCGGGGCTTTTGCTCGCCTTCATGATGTCTTGCCTGGATTTTTCCCTCGCCGCTTTTTTCATGGCTTTTTTTATCCCGGCGGCCATCTGGATATCCGGAAAAGCCGAGTCCATCCTGAAGGCCAAAGACCCCGGACAGATCGTGATCGACGAGATGGCCGGCATGGGCGTGGCCCTTATGGGGCTGCCCTTCAACCTTCAAACGGCGGTCTGGGGCTTTTTTCTGTTCAGATTTTTCGATATTTTAAAACCCTTTCCCATTAAAAGGATTGAGCGAAAACTTCCAGGCGGCGCCGGAATCGTCATGGACGACGTCCTGGCGGGCCTTTTTGCCAACACGATTTTAAGGATCGTTTTTTGACGGAAAAACGGACACGACCCAAAAAATGAAAAAAGAAAACGAGACAGACACTCCAAACGCCGGGCCCATTGAGCCCGCCGCAG
This genomic window from Candidatus Desulfarcum epimagneticum contains:
- a CDS encoding FmdB family transcriptional regulator, encoding MPIYEYECMGCGRVSEALQKFSDKPLETCDACSGALRKLVSHSSFHLKGSGWYVTDYADRSKKPSDSNSAGKKAQDSQANAPKKSADAKPDKKSDKKKAD
- a CDS encoding conserved hypothetical protein (Evidence 4 : Unknown function but conserved in other organisms); the encoded protein is MIDTKRLSKTFRLLVGIDSLSGQEGAAAEELERILKSSGAETVFDDSSSQTGSNTGNLIARFPGDPSKEPLLLNAHMDTVGPGENIEVDFSDGVFSSRGKTVLGADDKAGVAILIETLQVLSENRLPHPPLELVFTVCEEIGLVGAKHLDYSLLKARRGYCLDASGRGLLVTRAPAANRLTFTVSGKSAHAGIEPEKGISAIRTAARAIAGLDLGRIDDETTCSIGIIQGGTASNIVPDRVRIEGEARSHDPEKLETVTQKMVAAFEDAAREVREEIGDDRLPFSEASVEPDFPPIHIPDSHPVVQTALQAAAGLGIPLQTARAGGGSDANIFCSKGIDAAVIAIGMTNPHTCDEFIALDDMAQIVRLLTEIAKELAS
- a CDS encoding conserved hypothetical protein (Evidence 4 : Unknown function but conserved in other organisms), with the protein product MEKLKTFTPRQVEVVKNAAAMAEELASDFFKMSASQWLKRRYDIKTSKDLSKNEIIQGPFAQIIRYSGRRRGDCLGSSAYDFYKICVQDHSILTVLEQFSDMKLFPFALYIIIHELVHIIRFSRFLQNFDASPDEIHDEEVRVHELTADILKDVRTPGIGDVVKFYRKWRVPMESSRL
- a CDS encoding putative nickel insertion protein (Evidence 3 : Putative function from multiple computational evidences), translating into MTPPRPGRAAHFDCFSGISGDMVLGALIDLGVPVGRLKDDLSKVLSQKFDIQVKKVLKNGVAAQNVRVIHDPADASPTDFVRVTEMIGKSGLPEETVRLSLDIFKILAEAEGRVHGCPADQVHFHEVGAADAIVDIVGAAIGVSILGLGPVSASRIPLGRGQIGCAHGTLPVPAPAVVEILKGVPVCRGHARAEMTTPTGAAIIVALADSFGSMPDMTLCETGMGAGDADFPGLPNVLRVMIGDPDLPGDWVDVIETSIDDMSPEFYGLLMERLFEDGALDVCMIPVFMKKNRPGTLVKVLCRPRDRDAAVRRILSETTSAGVRWRREERAVLPRETVFLDTTLGKIQCKRIVSPDGEARLTPEHESCGKIAREKNIPLRKVYEAALLEGKGKI
- a CDS encoding Phosphatidylglycerophosphatase A, whose product is MKYALILDKNPPQIYTRGMNFKKKAVVFIATGFFIGKIPFAPGTFGSIPGLLLAFMMSCLDFSLAAFFMAFFIPAAIWISGKAESILKAKDPGQIVIDEMAGMGVALMGLPFNLQTAVWGFFLFRFFDILKPFPIKRIERKLPGGAGIVMDDVLAGLFANTILRIVF
- the groES gene encoding chaperone Hsp10, affects cell division (Evidence 2a : Function from experimental evidences in other organisms; Product type f : factor) produces the protein MNLRPLHDRILVKRVEEETTTKGGIIIPDTAKEKPAEGVVTAVGNGKIGDDGKRIALEIKSGDRVLFGKYSGSDVKIEGEEYLIMREDDVLGVIE